Within Candidatus Omnitrophota bacterium, the genomic segment ATTTTCCCCTCGCCGTCGCCCCAGCCGATTCGGACGCGCTGCAAATCGTATTGGCTATCGCCGGACGCGATGCGGCGGCGGAGGCGATAAACCAATTAGGAGAGAAGAAGCCGCAAACGCCGGAAGGTTATTTCTTGGAATCTACGTCCAAACGCATTCTATTGGCGGGGAACTCCGGCGCCGGGCTTTTCTACGCCGCTCAGACTTTTCTGCAATTGCTGTATCCTATAGATAATCACTCTCTGACGTTACCCGCCGTCCGAATCTCCGATTGGCCTGAATCCGGATTCCGGGGCGTCATGATCGATTCCAGCCAAGGGATTCTCCCCAACCTGGAAACGGTCAAACGCTTCATCGCTTCCATGGCCGAATTCAAACTCAATAAGTATTACCTCTATTCCGAAGATACGCTCGAATATCCCAACCAGCCGCTTATCGGCGAAACCAACGGACGCTATACGCCGGACGATATCCGCGCCATCGTGGCGGCGGGCGCGCAGAATTACGTCGAAATCGTTCCCTGCGTCCAATTCCACGGCCATTTGCACAACAACTTGCGCGTAGAAAAATATTCCGATCTCGCCGAAGTTCCTCACGGCGGCGAACTATCTCCCGGCCAACAAGGCGTTGACGAATTCGTCGAAAAATGCGTGAAAACCCTGGCGGAATTATTTCCCTCTAAATCCATCCATGCGGGCGGAGACGAAACTTACGAACTGGGAACCGGACGCAGCCGCGAACGGCATCCAAATCGTCCCGCTGGAGAAATTTACCTTGAACACGCTCTCAAGGTGCAGAAAATCATCCGCTCCTATGGCCGTACGCCGGAAGTCTGGGGCGACATTCTGCTGAATCATCCTGAAATTATTAACAGCATCCCTAAAAACATGCGCATGATGACCTGGAGTTACTTCGAGCGCCAAGACGATTTTACGCCGCTAGTAAAACCCTTCGCCGACGCTGGGCTTCCCTTCGTCGTCTGTCCCGGAGTTCGCAATTGGATGCAAATTTATCCCAATTTCAAAGGAATGAGCCAAGTCGTCGACGTCTTTCTCAAACGAGGCCGAGAGAGCGGAACCGATGGGATATTGAATACCTTATGGATCGATACTTGCGAAGAACTGCACAGCCTAAACTATTATGGCTTCGCTTACGGCGCCGCCGCCGGATGGCAGCCGCAAGCGCCCGATCTCGAAGCGTTCGAACGCGGTTTCGCCTGGGCATTTCACGGCGACGCAACGGGCGATGTTCTTAAGGTCTATCATGAAGTATTGGAATCCCAAGTCATCGCCGAGTCGCTCTATTCCGGCAGTTCTATCCGCCTCTTCTGGCTTGATCCCTTCGAGGAAGAAATCCAAAAACGCATTGTCCAGTGGGAACCGAAACTGCGCGATATGAGAATCCATGCCGAGAACGCATTGGAGCGCATATACGAAAGCCGCCAAAAGCCGCTGCGCAACGCCGATCTTTTGGACTTCATCGAATACGCCGCCCTGCGCCTCGATCTCGCCGGTCTCAAACTGCAATACGGCCCCGAAATGAGCCGCATCTATCGCGCCGCCCGTCAATCCAACGACCGCTCCCGCATCCAATTGGCGGGCATCCAATTGGGCGCCTCCACCAAAGCCAACAAATGCCGCGTTTACGATTTCATTTTTCTTGCCGGGAATCTGAAATCTCTCTACCGGGATTTGTGGCTGCGGGGCAATACGCCCTATAATCTAGAAGGAACGCTGGCGCTCTGGGACCGCGAAATCTTTCGCGGCTGGGAGATGTACGATAAAATCAACCAGGCGTGGGAAGAGTACTACAAAACCAAAGCGCTACCTGCTCCGGAAACGCTTGGATTTTACGTGGAATAATAGGAGGGATATGATGAACCAACCCATAATGCGTAGACGTTTTCTTGCCCTGGCGGGATGCGGAGGCCTCGCTCTTCTAGGGAGAAATCGGATAAATGCTTTTAGTGAAGAGGAACTCCCCCTTGAGCCGGAAGTTCTCTTAGGCGGCTTTACCTGGATCAAGCAATCCTGCTTCCGCATCCAGGATGAGGAGACGATCCTCTATTTCGATCCCTATGGCGTAACCGGTTCTCCGCGCGACGCCCATATTATTTTCGTCACGCATTCCCATGACGATCATTGCAATGTCTCCGCCGTCCGCGCCGTCATGAAAGAGGGAACGGTTCTCGTCACCGAGCCGGAATCGGCAACCAAGTTGAAAAGTCTGGGGCTGGAGACGAAAACGATGAAGCCGGGCGATAAAATCGAATGGAATAAACTAAAAATCGAAGCGGTTCCTTCCTATAACATAACCAAAACCAATCATCCCAAATCGAAAAACTATCTCGGCTTCGTCGTAACTCTCAGCGATGGGCGCCGCGTTTACCAGGCGGGGGATACGGATAACATTCCGGAGATGGCCAACATCGAAACGGATATCGCCCTTCTTCCCATAGGAGGAACCTACACGATGAACGCTGTGGAAGCCGCCCAAGCAGCGAAAGTCATCCATCCCGCCATCGCTGTTCCCATGCACTACGGCGCCGTCGTGGGCAGCGCCCAGGATGCCGAGAAATTCAAGCAGGAACTGGCGGGCGCCGTTGAGGTGATGATTTTCAAAGAAGGGCAATCCTTCCCGCCTGTCAAAACGAAAGTGAAAAATTGGAATCGGCAATAAAGCAAATTATACCAATCTGCGTTAAAATTGCAGCTTATAAATTCCCTCGCCCATTGGGAGAGGGTTAGGGTGAGGGAAATATAAGCCTAATAATATCAACCCTCACCTAACCTCTCCCAATCTTGGGAGAGGAATTTTGAAAACAACAATCTCAATGCATGTTGGTATTATCCATTGAAAGAACATAGGATATCATGGCATTATCTCCCCCGCCCGCGAAAGACGAGAGAGATGTTCTTTTGATGAAAAAAATTAGGCCATGACTAAATCGGCTTTGATTTTAATCACGACTTTTTTGACGCGTTCCGGACCGTTGATGGCGAGCTGAGGCCGATGGGCGTCTTGCGGCAGATAGAGGACGAAGAGTCCGGGGCTTAAGTCGGTATGCGCGGGAGCGGGTTTGCCGCAATGATGGAATTCGATATCTTTTTCCGGATTGTACGGCGTTTTCACTTCCAGCAACGCCTTGGGATGCCATTCGATCCGTTCGGTTCCCGCCAACAATAATTGGATATCCGCATAGATCCTATGCGTTTCCAGCCCTGTTTTCTCCGGCGGCAGGGTTTCGTAACTCATGATCCGCGCGAAGACGTCTTCGCCTATGATCTCGAATTTTTTCTCCTCCGCATCGGGTTTTAGGTCAAGAAGAAATTCGAAAGCGCGCCGGCCAGCGGGTCCAAACGAATATTGTTCCCAATTTTGCAGTAAGTCGACGATCATGTTTCACCTCAGTCCAATATATTTTGAATCTTATCTAACCATGAATTCGGCGAGAGGGAAGAGACGCGNNNNNNNNNNNNNNNNNNNNNNNNNNNNNNNNNNNNNNNNNNNNNNNNNNNNNNNNNNNNNNNNNNNNNNNNNNNNNNNNNNNNNNNNNNNNNNNNNNNNCGCCGGCCAGCGGGTCCAAACGAATATTGTTCCCAATTTTGCAGTAAGTCGACGATCATGTTTCACCTCAGTCCAATATATTTTGAATCTTATCTAACCATGAATTCGGCGAGAGGGAAGAGACGCGGTCTTGCTTCGCCGCGCGTTCCGGAGTCGAAATGATAATTGCAAAATATATCAGTCTCTTAATCGCAATTCCTATAGCCATTGGATCGATCGAAGATCAGGGATCGGAAAAATGGAATGCGTCCTTGGATATTCCCGACGCGCAGATTGCCGAGGCGTATGGCCAGGCGGCCCGGAAAAACGTACTGGCGGCGGTGAATCCTAAGGTCTTTCCTGGATACTGGTCGGTTTGCGCCGACGGCCAAGGATTCGGCTTTGGCAATACCTATCCTTCGCTAGATGGACATCAGATGACCGATGCTCTGCTTTGGTTGGGCCAGGCGGATGTTGTGAAGGCGAACTGGGAATACGTGAAGAAGTTTCAGAAACCGAATGGCCAACTGCCGCTGGCGATTCTTCCCGCCAGCGCCGGGCAGAGGATTGGTCCGGCTTCGGCATGGTCGCTTGTGGACGCGAACGGCGGCCTTTATCGTCATTGGGCGCCTGGCGACCCGCTGCGGGCGTTGGCGGGGCCGACCTACATCCAGAATGCCGACGCCATTTTCCGCTTCACGCAAGATCGCGAGTGGCTCGAAAAACAACTCCCGTCCATCAACCTGGCGGCGGATTATCTGGCGTCGTTAACTACAGACGACGGCGCGGTCATGGGCGCGGGTTATTACGTAGAACGGCCCACGCGCGTCGAATACGACGGCGTAGCGCAGTGCCATGCCGTGGATGCGTTCCGGCGCGCGGCCGATTTGAACGAGTTCGCAGGCGACGCCGAAGCTGCCGGGAAATACCGGATATTCGCCAGCCGGATTGAGTCTCGTTTCCGCGCCCGCTTCTGGCTCAAGGATCGTTTTGCAGAATATATCCACCCGGAGCGCGGCGTTGTCGCGAATCACGGCTTGACGGATGTAGATTGGAGCGCCATCGCTCTCAATGTCGCCAGCGCCGGGCAGCGCGCTCTTCTCTGGCCGCAATTAAGGAATGAAAAGCGGTTTTACTACGGCGGGATGCCCACAGGCATCGCCGCCCTTCCAGAAAACTACGAACCGTGGGAATTCACCTACCCCGATAGAATGGATTTGGCGGCTATGGGGCGGGTCTGGCATCTGGAAGCCTGGGCGCGGGCGCGCATGAGCGATGGCCAGGGACTCGTGGATTCAATTCGAAGAGTCTGCAAGGCCGGTTGTGAAAATGATTATTATTGGCGGGAGCGGTACAACGAAAATGGCGGTTACGGCGCCGAAAAATATTGCGAATACCCAGCCAATCTAATCCGGATTGTTCAGCGTTTTCTGCTCGGAGTGGAGTTGCGTCTGGATGGAACGCTTGCGCTCGCTCCTACTGTCCCGGAGGAATTTTGGAAACAGGGTTTTGGACAAACCCTGGAATGGCGCGATCGGCGCCTTCAATACCGGATGCGAGTCGGCCAAATTGCGGGAAGGTATTGGGGCGGCGCTCAACGGTTAGGCGTTAAGCTGTCGGCTGGAGATGGCGATACGGTGATCCGCGCCGTCCTCGATGGACGCGCGGCGTCAACTGATCGTGAAGGCAGTCTTGTTTTCGTGAATCTCCCAGCCGCATCCTTTCCGCAAGGATGCCGTTTTGAGGTCGTTCAATATCCCAATACCAGATAAATCATAAATGCCGCACCCAGCCACCCGGCGGCGATGGCCGCTGTTTTTCGCCAAAGGGAAGTATAGCCCCGGTAAACGACTTGCGTTCCTCCGATCCAATCGTGCAAACCCGTCTTGTTGCGGTTGAAAGCGACGACGAGAAATCCGACGCCAAAAAGAAAAAGGCTTGCCAGGTAGCCCGCCGTTCGCCGCAAGGATCGGGAAAATGTAATTCTCCCTCCCGCCGTTGTAACGATTTTGGCGTTGATAAGCACTTTTCCCGCCGTCCGTCCCCAAAGGCCCTGAACGATGAAAAAATAAAGCAGCAGGATGATATACATGCAAACGATGACTGTGATATCGAAT encodes:
- a CDS encoding beta-N-acetylhexosaminidase, with amino-acid sequence MFRNAFIIVCLNFFCLLASASEILLIPQPRSVEILSGEITLSSNAALSIPDASHPDYRNAADLLRRRIGEMTQPDFPLAVAPADSDALQIVLAIAGRDAAAEAINQLGEKKPQTPEGYFLESTSKRILLAGNSGAGLFYAAQTFLQLLYPIDNHSLTLPAVRISDWPESGFRGVMIDSSQGILPNLETVKRFIASMAEFKLNKYYLYSEDTLEYPNQPLIGETNGRYTPDDIRAIVAAGAQNYVEIVPCVQFHGHLHNNLRVEKYSDLAEVPHGGELSPGQQGVDEFVEKCVKTLAELFPSKSIHAGGDETYELGTGRSRERHPNRPAGEIYLEHALKVQKIIRSYGRTPEVWGDILLNHPEIINSIPKNMRMMTWSYFERQDDFTPLVKPFADAGLPFVVCPGVRNWMQIYPNFKGMSQVVDVFLKRGRESGTDGILNTLWIDTCEELHSLNYYGFAYGAAAGWQPQAPDLEAFERGFAWAFHGDATGDVLKVYHEVLESQVIAESLYSGSSIRLFWLDPFEEEIQKRIVQWEPKLRDMRIHAENALERIYESRQKPLRNADLLDFIEYAALRLDLAGLKLQYGPEMSRIYRAARQSNDRSRIQLAGIQLGASTKANKCRVYDFIFLAGNLKSLYRDLWLRGNTPYNLEGTLALWDREIFRGWEMYDKINQAWEEYYKTKALPAPETLGFYVE
- a CDS encoding MBL fold metallo-hydrolase, with translation MMNQPIMRRRFLALAGCGGLALLGRNRINAFSEEELPLEPEVLLGGFTWIKQSCFRIQDEETILYFDPYGVTGSPRDAHIIFVTHSHDDHCNVSAVRAVMKEGTVLVTEPESATKLKSLGLETKTMKPGDKIEWNKLKIEAVPSYNITKTNHPKSKNYLGFVVTLSDGRRVYQAGDTDNIPEMANIETDIALLPIGGTYTMNAVEAAQAAKVIHPAIAVPMHYGAVVGSAQDAEKFKQELAGAVEVMIFKEGQSFPPVKTKVKNWNRQ
- a CDS encoding YhcH/YjgK/YiaL family protein, which gives rise to MIVDLLQNWEQYSFGPAGRRAFEFLLDLKPDAEEKKFEIIGEDVFARIMSYETLPPEKTGLETHRIYADIQLLLAGTERIEWHPKALLEVKTPYNPEKDIEFHHCGKPAPAHTDLSPGLFVLYLPQDAHRPQLAINGPERVKKVVIKIKADLVMA
- a CDS encoding RDD family protein; translation: MSNNSQGQAGNKGTNMDAEPQTFEWAEEETGEGWKPKTPKPHFDAPGFWVRAGAFVIDYYLCVFLHYGIMTASDFLLREWGIFDFDSLDDYEFDITVIVCMYIILLLYFFIVQGLWGRTAGKVLINAKIVTTAGGRITFSRSLRRTAGYLASLFLFGVGFLVVAFNRNKTGLHDWIGGTQVVYRGYTSLWRKTAAIAAGWLGAAFMIYLVLGY